One Chromatiales bacterium genomic window carries:
- the fliS gene encoding flagellar export chaperone FliS: MNYSTRSNALNQYRQVNVHGSVPEASPYQLVQLLFQGGLDRLATAKACIAENDIAAKARNITKALNIIGELRGSLDLEVGGELAANLDNLYEYMGRRLVEANLHSDVAILNEVSSLLGEIKSAWEAIPADQREPRR; encoded by the coding sequence ATGAACTACAGCACCCGCAGCAATGCCCTCAACCAGTACCGCCAGGTGAACGTGCACGGCAGCGTGCCCGAGGCCTCGCCGTACCAGCTGGTGCAGCTGCTGTTCCAGGGCGGTCTCGACCGCCTCGCCACGGCCAAGGCCTGCATCGCCGAAAACGACATCGCGGCCAAGGCACGGAACATCACCAAGGCGCTGAACATCATCGGCGAGCTGCGCGGCAGCCTCGATCTCGAGGTGGGCGGCGAGCTGGCGGCCAACCTCGACAACCTCTACGAGTACATGGGCCGCCGCCTGGTGGAGGCCAACCTGCACAGCGACGTGGCCATTCTCAACGAGGTGTCCTCGCTGCTCGGAGAGATCAAGAGCGCCTGGGAGGCCATCCCGGCCGACCAGCGCGAGCCGCGCCGCTAG
- a CDS encoding flagellin, whose amino-acid sequence MAQVINTNILSLTAQRNLNNSQGALATSLERLSSGLRINSAKDDAAGLAIAERFTTQIRGLNQAIRNANDGISFAQTGEGALSTIGGNLQRIRELAVQSINDTNSSSDRQALNNEVSQLIADVNRVANSTQFNGQNVLDGSLSNLTFQVGANQNQTIQVDGVDARGSQLGARISTSGSFTSTAIAAATNDFSLNGITIDLSSATTTNDVVNAVNAVQADTGVQALKATSVDTGELAVTTTGVVSINSVQVNVDSLDITATVDAINAVTNQTGVTARAEGAGIALSNNDGSDIVIDNTGTGQLGGVATSETYQAGVVLAGAVADGAFTAANGGLTDVAGTLFGAATQTDNTLNQVDVLTGTNANDALLTLDFALQQVTGLRAELGAVQIRFESTIANLSVASENLSAARSRIQDADFAAETAELTRAQIVQQAGISVLSQANAQPQNVLALLQ is encoded by the coding sequence ATGGCACAGGTCATCAACACCAATATTCTCTCGCTGACCGCTCAGCGTAATCTGAACAACTCGCAGGGCGCCCTGGCGACCTCGCTGGAACGTCTGTCCTCCGGTCTGCGCATCAACAGCGCGAAGGACGACGCCGCCGGCCTCGCCATTGCCGAGCGTTTCACCACCCAGATCCGTGGCCTGAACCAGGCCATTCGTAACGCCAACGACGGCATCTCCTTCGCCCAGACGGGTGAGGGCGCACTGTCCACCATCGGTGGCAACCTGCAGCGTATCCGTGAACTGGCGGTGCAGTCGATCAACGACACCAACTCGTCCTCGGATCGTCAGGCACTGAACAACGAAGTCAGCCAGCTCATCGCTGATGTTAACCGTGTGGCCAACTCCACCCAGTTCAACGGGCAGAATGTGCTCGATGGTTCGCTGAGCAACCTGACCTTCCAGGTCGGTGCCAATCAGAACCAGACTATTCAGGTTGATGGTGTGGATGCACGCGGTTCTCAGTTGGGTGCGCGTATCTCGACGAGTGGTTCATTTACGAGTACCGCTATTGCTGCTGCAACCAATGATTTTTCTCTGAACGGGATCACCATTGATCTTTCTTCCGCGACCACTACGAATGATGTCGTCAATGCCGTAAATGCCGTTCAGGCGGATACCGGTGTCCAGGCATTGAAGGCTACCTCAGTTGATACTGGTGAGCTTGCAGTTACTACAACTGGTGTTGTTTCTATAAATAGTGTTCAGGTCAACGTAGATAGTCTTGATATAACTGCAACGGTTGATGCAATTAACGCAGTTACCAACCAGACTGGTGTTACTGCGAGAGCAGAAGGCGCTGGTATCGCTCTCAGCAATAACGATGGCAGTGATATTGTCATCGACAACACAGGTACTGGTCAGTTGGGTGGTGTAGCCACAAGTGAAACTTATCAGGCCGGTGTCGTCCTGGCCGGTGCGGTAGCAGATGGTGCGTTTACTGCAGCCAACGGTGGTCTCACTGATGTTGCAGGGACCCTCTTTGGTGCGGCTACGCAGACCGATAACACCCTGAACCAGGTGGATGTTCTCACGGGTACCAATGCCAACGATGCACTGCTGACCCTGGACTTCGCCCTGCAGCAGGTCACCGGCCTGCGTGCCGAGCTGGGTGCGGTGCAGATCCGCTTCGAGTCCACCATCGCCAACCTGTCGGTTGCTTCGGAGAACCTGTCCGCTGCCCGCAGCCGTATCCAGGATGCGGACTTCGCGGCCGAGACGGCGGAGCTGACCCGTGCGCAGATCGTCCAGCAGGCGGGCATCTCGGTGCTGTCGCAGGCCAATGCCCAGCCGCAGAACGTGCTGGCCCTGCTGCAGTAA
- the flgL gene encoding flagellar hook-associated protein FlgL, with amino-acid sequence MRVSTNEIFRLATNGVLDQQGAITQTQQQLSSGKRIVQPSDDPTGATQALELRTAIATTQQYERNAELVRSRLAQEENTLTSAVGNLQRVRELIVQANNDSQTSESRKSLASEVRQALDAMLELANTRDANGEYIFAGFRSQTEPFALDGAGGANYYGDDGQRMLQVSAVRQIPISDSGTRVFRDIQNGNGVFRTQDDPANAGTGIISGGSLTDPGTYVPDDYTISFTETPTGLEYSITGVVSGAVVSNVPFVEGADLGIPGIQLSIEGTPADGDSFSVTPSQRQDIFTTYQTLIADLETTRGNSADLAEFHNAMNRALGDIDQALGNLIDVRSTIGSRLNAVDAQTDINENQILSLQKTLSGVEDLDYAEAISRFQQQLVTLQAAQQSFVKIQGLSLFNFIR; translated from the coding sequence ATGCGCGTATCCACCAATGAAATCTTCCGTCTGGCCACCAATGGCGTCCTCGACCAGCAGGGCGCGATCACCCAGACGCAGCAGCAGCTCTCCAGCGGCAAGCGCATCGTGCAGCCCTCGGATGACCCCACCGGCGCCACCCAGGCGCTGGAACTGCGCACCGCGATTGCCACCACCCAGCAGTACGAGCGCAATGCCGAACTGGTGCGCTCGCGCCTGGCCCAGGAGGAGAACACCCTGACCTCCGCGGTGGGCAACCTGCAGCGGGTACGCGAACTCATCGTGCAGGCCAACAACGACTCGCAGACCAGCGAGTCGCGCAAGTCGCTCGCCTCCGAGGTACGCCAGGCGCTGGACGCCATGCTCGAGCTGGCCAATACCCGCGATGCCAATGGCGAATACATCTTCGCCGGCTTCAGGTCCCAGACCGAGCCCTTCGCACTCGATGGCGCCGGCGGGGCGAACTACTACGGCGACGACGGCCAGCGCATGCTGCAGGTGAGCGCGGTGCGCCAGATCCCCATCAGCGATTCCGGCACGCGCGTGTTCCGCGACATCCAGAACGGCAACGGCGTCTTCCGCACGCAGGACGACCCGGCCAACGCCGGTACCGGCATCATCAGCGGGGGCTCGTTGACCGACCCCGGCACCTATGTGCCGGACGACTACACCATCAGCTTTACCGAGACACCGACGGGGCTCGAATACAGCATCACCGGTGTGGTCAGCGGGGCCGTGGTCAGCAATGTGCCGTTCGTCGAAGGCGCCGATCTCGGCATCCCGGGCATCCAGCTCAGCATCGAGGGCACGCCCGCCGACGGCGACAGCTTCAGCGTCACGCCCAGCCAGCGCCAGGACATCTTCACCACCTACCAGACCCTGATCGCCGACCTGGAGACCACGCGCGGGAACAGCGCCGATCTGGCCGAGTTCCACAACGCCATGAACCGCGCGCTGGGCGACATCGACCAGGCCCTGGGCAACCTCATCGACGTGCGTTCCACCATCGGCTCGCGCCTCAACGCCGTCGACGCCCAGACCGACATCAACGAAAACCAGATCCTCAGCCTGCAGAAGACCCTCTCCGGCGTCGAAGACCTCGACTACGCCGAGGCCATCAGCCGCTTCCAGCAGCAGCTCGTCACCCTGCAGGCCGCCCAGCAGTCCTTCGTGAAGATCCAGGGGCTGTCGCTGTTCAATTTCATCCGTTAA
- a CDS encoding PilZ domain-containing protein codes for MTPLDNGLLLSASLRLGLQVIDALPPVAEREALARQNERVLRGLLALEESPERGEDEEGLHPELQRLDLKLGLLMELVGELLGRELELPPFHALRFNAHGLACELDTAPPPSGSLLALELYLHDSLPRPLRLYGEVLPHSPGPDNLLVAFRDLPDTLADLIEKHIFRQHRREIARRREGR; via the coding sequence ATGACTCCGCTCGATAACGGCCTGCTGCTCTCCGCCTCCCTGCGCCTCGGCCTGCAGGTGATCGATGCCTTGCCGCCGGTGGCCGAACGCGAGGCCCTGGCGCGGCAGAACGAGCGGGTCTTGCGCGGCCTGCTGGCGCTGGAGGAGTCGCCGGAACGGGGCGAGGACGAGGAGGGGCTGCACCCGGAGCTGCAGCGGCTGGACCTGAAGCTCGGGTTGCTCATGGAACTGGTGGGCGAGCTGCTGGGCCGGGAGCTGGAGCTCCCCCCATTCCACGCCCTGCGCTTCAACGCCCACGGCCTGGCCTGCGAGCTGGACACCGCACCGCCGCCATCCGGCAGCTTGCTGGCGCTGGAACTCTACCTGCACGACAGCCTGCCCCGGCCCCTGCGCCTCTACGGCGAGGTGCTGCCCCACAGCCCGGGCCCCGACAACCTCCTCGTCGCCTTCCGCGACCTGCCCGACACCCTGGCCGACCTCATCGAAAAACACATCTTCCGCCAGCACCGCCGCGAGATAGCGCGACGGCGTGAGGGGAGGTGA
- a CDS encoding type II toxin-antitoxin system ParD family antitoxin: MATMNISLPDAMKNWVERQAKSGRYSNASDYVRDLIRRDQDQAAKIAQMQALITEGLQSGPGDRSMDALKQAARELI; the protein is encoded by the coding sequence ATGGCAACCATGAATATCTCGCTGCCCGATGCGATGAAAAACTGGGTCGAGCGGCAGGCGAAGTCCGGGCGTTACAGCAACGCCAGCGACTATGTCCGCGACCTGATCCGGCGCGACCAGGATCAGGCAGCGAAGATTGCACAGATGCAGGCCCTGATCACCGAAGGGCTCCAGAGCGGCCCCGGTGATCGTTCCATGGATGCACTCAAACAGGCCGCCCGCGAACTGATCTGA
- the flgK gene encoding flagellar hook-associated protein FlgK: MADLFGIGTSALSAFQRALATTGHNISNVNTDSYSRQRVELINRPGNAAGNGFIGTGVDSSTVRRMFDQFVQQNLVQGHSAYEQQQMLYSMASQVDSLLADPDTGLSTGLQNFFGTLHELADDPTSTAARQLVLTEGETLANRFNYLYDQLEQLRSRANNQIRTTVDEINGIAASIADVNRTIGDAYAAGGGQPPNDLLDKRDALVTQLAKLVSVQTFEQDNGALNVFIGNGQALVVNAEARQLGAGPLGPDINQLDIGVASGGATIDITDFISGGRLGGLLEYRDSVLDPTENAIGRVAIGLASVFNEQHQKGMDLDGDLGQAFFTVPTATVLPDTGNGSTLNVTIADVSRLTTDDYELRFDGANWNLTRQSDGQPVAMTGTGTAADPFLVDGLAMEVGGAPAAGDVYVIRPTRAGARQLDTLLTNVRDIAAAYPVQGQADIGNTGSATIDGFEILDATDPNLRTAVTLTYDAGTGEFSDGTNTYPYTSGGNIDINGWRVRITGTPQDGDVFSFTDNTGGVGDNRNALALVALQNTNTLGANATGTPSASFGEAYNELVSDVGTRTRSAEIASNAQKGLLDQAQSRREAVSGVNLDEEAANLLRFQQAYQAAAQIISIANQNFQTLITAVGR; encoded by the coding sequence ATGGCTGACCTCTTCGGCATCGGCACGTCTGCGCTCAGCGCCTTCCAGCGCGCGCTGGCCACCACCGGCCACAACATCAGCAACGTCAACACCGACAGCTACAGCCGGCAGCGCGTGGAGCTGATCAACCGGCCGGGCAATGCCGCCGGCAACGGCTTCATCGGCACGGGCGTGGATTCCAGCACCGTGCGCCGCATGTTCGACCAGTTCGTGCAGCAGAACCTGGTACAGGGACATTCGGCCTACGAACAGCAGCAGATGCTTTACAGCATGGCCAGCCAGGTCGACAGCCTGCTGGCCGATCCGGATACCGGCCTGTCCACCGGGCTGCAGAACTTCTTCGGCACCCTGCACGAACTCGCCGACGATCCGACCTCCACGGCCGCGCGCCAGCTCGTGCTCACCGAGGGCGAGACGCTCGCCAACCGCTTCAACTACCTCTACGACCAGCTGGAGCAGTTGCGCAGCCGCGCCAACAATCAGATCCGCACCACGGTGGACGAGATCAACGGCATTGCCGCGTCCATCGCCGACGTGAACCGCACCATCGGCGATGCCTATGCCGCCGGTGGCGGTCAGCCGCCGAACGACCTGCTGGACAAGCGCGACGCACTGGTCACGCAGCTCGCCAAACTGGTTTCGGTGCAGACCTTCGAGCAGGACAACGGCGCGCTCAATGTCTTCATCGGCAACGGCCAGGCCCTGGTGGTCAATGCCGAGGCGCGCCAGCTCGGCGCCGGCCCGCTCGGCCCGGACATCAACCAGCTCGACATCGGCGTGGCCTCCGGCGGCGCCACCATCGACATCACCGACTTCATCAGCGGCGGCCGCCTGGGTGGCCTGCTCGAGTACCGCGACAGCGTGCTCGACCCGACCGAGAATGCCATCGGCCGCGTGGCCATCGGCCTGGCCAGCGTGTTCAACGAGCAGCACCAGAAGGGCATGGACCTGGACGGCGACCTCGGCCAGGCCTTCTTCACCGTTCCCACTGCCACCGTGCTGCCGGATACCGGTAATGGCTCGACGCTGAACGTGACCATCGCCGACGTCAGCCGGCTGACCACGGATGACTACGAGCTGCGTTTCGATGGCGCCAACTGGAACCTCACGCGCCAGAGCGACGGCCAGCCCGTGGCCATGACCGGCACCGGCACGGCCGCCGATCCGTTCCTGGTCGACGGCCTGGCGATGGAGGTGGGCGGTGCACCCGCCGCGGGGGATGTGTACGTCATCCGCCCGACCCGTGCCGGCGCCCGCCAGCTCGACACCCTGCTGACCAACGTGCGAGACATCGCCGCCGCCTACCCGGTGCAGGGGCAGGCCGACATCGGCAATACCGGCAGCGCCACGATCGATGGCTTCGAGATCCTGGACGCCACGGACCCGAACCTGCGCACCGCCGTCACGCTGACCTATGACGCGGGCACCGGTGAATTCTCGGATGGCACCAACACCTATCCCTATACCAGCGGCGGCAACATCGACATCAACGGCTGGCGGGTGAGAATCACCGGCACGCCGCAGGACGGCGACGTCTTTAGCTTCACCGACAACACCGGCGGGGTGGGCGACAACCGCAACGCCCTGGCCCTGGTGGCGCTGCAGAACACCAACACCCTGGGGGCCAATGCCACCGGAACGCCCTCGGCCTCCTTCGGCGAGGCCTATAACGAACTGGTGAGTGACGTCGGCACCCGGACGCGCAGCGCCGAGATCGCCAGCAACGCCCAGAAGGGCCTGCTGGACCAGGCCCAGTCACGGCGCGAGGCCGTCTCGGGCGTGAACCTCGACGAGGAGGCCGCCAACCTGCTGCGTTTCCAGCAGGCCTACCAGGCGGCCGCACAGATCATCAGCATCGCCAATCAGAACTTCCAGACGCTCATCACTGCGGTAGGTCGATAG
- a CDS encoding flagellar protein FliT, whose product MPTPADQLTRALAQTRDMLAAAGAGEWDTLTRLQAERDPLIREALAAPEILGPAEQALAEELLALNRQLEDQTRQALDTQGDATREIMRGRRAMDAYGRYGGS is encoded by the coding sequence TTGCCCACCCCCGCCGACCAGCTCACCCGGGCCCTGGCCCAGACCCGCGACATGCTCGCGGCCGCCGGGGCGGGGGAGTGGGACACCCTCACCCGCCTGCAGGCCGAGCGCGATCCCCTGATCCGCGAGGCCCTGGCCGCCCCCGAGATCCTCGGCCCTGCCGAACAGGCCCTGGCGGAGGAACTCCTCGCCCTCAACCGCCAGCTCGAAGACCAGACCCGCCAGGCCCTCGACACCCAGGGCGACGCCACCCGGGAAATCATGCGCGGCCGACGGGCAATGGACGCCTACGGGCGCTACGGCGGTTCGTAG
- a CDS encoding sigma-54-dependent Fis family transcriptional regulator gives MQASRVLVIDNDTERALALRAVLEFVHCEAVVTRADGWQGGAADPDDYLMAFVGDCGAEEDLQQTVQALSRWGADLPLCTVKEQVGQLPVEMQDRRICCTPEYPFRYADLTQCLQQARVMRERLQAGRDPELFRVLVGVSPAIDGVRSFIERVARTDATVLVQGETGTGKEVVARNIHYHSDRRDKPFVAVNCGAIPPDLLESELFGHEKGAFTGAISARQGRFELAEGGTLFLDEIGDMPLMMQVKILRVLQERTFERVGSNKSMKTNVRIVAATHRDLEAMIGEGQFREDLYYRLNVFPIEMPPLRERAEDLPFLIEDLCHRMAADGRGDVHLTHGAIGTLARYPWPGNVRELANLLERLAILHPHGQVDVADLPARLLKAVGEEVPAPAARPSAMPAMSGARLPPGGIDLKEHLGELEMGLIRQALDEADGVVARAAKLLGMRRTTLVEKMRKYDISRPDEMAEAN, from the coding sequence TTGCAAGCTTCCCGTGTGCTGGTGATCGACAACGATACCGAGCGGGCCCTGGCCCTGCGTGCCGTGCTGGAGTTCGTCCACTGCGAGGCGGTGGTGACCAGGGCCGACGGCTGGCAGGGCGGGGCGGCCGACCCGGACGACTACCTCATGGCCTTCGTCGGCGATTGTGGTGCCGAAGAGGACCTGCAGCAGACGGTGCAGGCGTTGTCGCGCTGGGGCGCGGACCTGCCACTGTGTACCGTCAAGGAACAGGTCGGCCAGCTGCCCGTCGAAATGCAGGACCGCCGCATCTGCTGCACCCCGGAATACCCCTTTCGTTACGCCGATCTCACCCAGTGCCTGCAGCAGGCGCGGGTGATGCGCGAGCGCCTGCAGGCGGGGCGCGACCCCGAGCTGTTCCGCGTGCTGGTGGGCGTGAGCCCGGCCATCGACGGTGTGCGCTCCTTCATCGAGCGCGTGGCGCGTACCGACGCCACGGTGCTGGTGCAGGGCGAGACCGGCACCGGCAAGGAGGTGGTGGCGCGCAACATCCACTATCACTCCGATCGCCGCGACAAGCCCTTCGTCGCCGTGAACTGCGGCGCCATCCCCCCGGACCTGCTGGAGAGCGAGCTCTTCGGCCACGAGAAGGGGGCCTTCACCGGCGCCATCAGCGCCCGCCAGGGCCGCTTCGAGCTGGCCGAGGGGGGCACGCTGTTCCTGGACGAGATCGGCGACATGCCGCTGATGATGCAGGTGAAGATCCTGCGTGTGCTGCAGGAACGCACCTTCGAGCGCGTGGGCAGCAACAAGAGCATGAAGACCAACGTGCGCATCGTCGCCGCCACGCACCGCGACCTGGAGGCCATGATCGGCGAGGGCCAGTTCCGCGAGGACCTCTACTATCGCCTCAATGTCTTTCCCATCGAGATGCCGCCGCTGCGCGAGCGGGCCGAGGACCTGCCGTTCCTGATCGAGGACCTCTGCCACCGCATGGCGGCCGACGGCCGCGGTGACGTGCACCTCACCCATGGGGCGATCGGCACGCTGGCCCGCTATCCCTGGCCCGGCAACGTGCGTGAGCTGGCCAACCTGCTGGAGCGCCTGGCGATCCTGCATCCCCACGGCCAGGTGGATGTGGCCGACCTGCCGGCCCGCCTGCTCAAGGCGGTGGGCGAGGAGGTGCCGGCGCCGGCGGCCCGCCCCTCGGCCATGCCGGCCATGAGCGGTGCGCGCCTGCCGCCCGGCGGCATCGACCTCAAGGAACACCTCGGCGAGCTGGAGATGGGACTGATCCGCCAGGCCCTGGACGAGGCCGATGGCGTGGTGGCGCGCGCCGCCAAACTCCTGGGCATGCGTCGCACCACCCTGGTGGAGAAGATGCGCAAGTACGACATCTCCCGCCCGGACGAGATGGCCGAGGCCAACTGA
- the fliD gene encoding flagellar filament capping protein FliD, with protein MAGIASLGVGSGLDLNSLVQGLLAAERDPVVNRLDRQEAKLQAQLSAYGSLRSGLSGLQDALTALGEVGTGRTASSSNTQALSVKADDTAPTGTYSVQITELAEAASLASGGFADPADVAGAGSLTLDFGDGRSETLDFTDANTSFESIRDAINDADIGVNAVIVNDGSSYRLMLTSTETGLDNAVSASVSGFTDAGMTGGFTVATAAKDAQLSVNGLAVTSATNTVSDVIPGVTLTLKDKTDGTAAAVTVSLNKGAVSSAVDKFVKAYNELSDQLGKLTNYNADTGQAAILVGDSTARGLQSRLSGALIGRVESTSQAFDNLVELGITTGADGKLKFDSTALGTALDEDFAGVVDLVNNFATGLEEQVGSYLGDEGLLNARTDGIQARIDDIGEQRVQLDYRLQQIEARYVKQFTALDTLVAQLNQTSTYLTSQLANIPVPGQSRK; from the coding sequence ATGGCGGGAATTGCATCACTGGGCGTAGGTTCCGGGCTGGATCTCAACTCGCTGGTACAGGGGTTGCTGGCCGCGGAGCGTGACCCGGTCGTGAACCGGCTGGATCGCCAGGAAGCGAAGCTGCAGGCGCAGCTTTCCGCCTACGGTAGCCTGAGGAGCGGCCTGTCCGGTCTTCAGGATGCCCTTACAGCGCTGGGCGAGGTGGGTACGGGCCGTACCGCCTCGTCGAGCAACACCCAGGCCCTGTCGGTGAAGGCGGATGACACCGCGCCGACCGGGACCTACAGCGTGCAGATCACCGAGCTGGCCGAGGCCGCCTCGCTGGCCAGTGGCGGCTTTGCCGATCCGGCCGATGTGGCCGGGGCCGGCAGCCTGACGCTGGATTTCGGTGACGGGCGTTCGGAAACGCTCGATTTCACCGACGCCAACACCTCCTTCGAATCCATCCGCGACGCGATCAACGACGCGGACATCGGCGTGAACGCGGTGATCGTGAACGACGGCAGCAGCTACCGGCTGATGCTGACCTCCACCGAGACCGGGCTGGACAACGCCGTCAGTGCCTCGGTGTCGGGCTTTACCGATGCCGGCATGACCGGCGGCTTTACCGTGGCCACCGCGGCAAAGGATGCCCAGCTCTCCGTCAACGGCCTGGCCGTGACCAGCGCCACCAACACCGTTTCCGACGTGATCCCGGGCGTGACCCTCACGCTCAAGGACAAGACCGACGGCACTGCGGCCGCGGTGACCGTGAGCCTCAACAAGGGCGCGGTGAGTTCGGCGGTGGACAAGTTCGTGAAGGCCTACAACGAACTCTCCGATCAGCTGGGCAAGCTCACGAACTACAATGCAGATACCGGCCAGGCGGCCATCCTGGTGGGCGACAGCACGGCACGCGGCCTGCAGTCGCGGCTCTCCGGTGCCCTGATCGGCCGGGTGGAGTCCACTAGCCAGGCCTTCGACAACCTGGTGGAGCTGGGTATCACCACCGGCGCCGACGGCAAGCTGAAGTTCGATTCCACGGCGCTGGGCACGGCGCTGGACGAGGACTTTGCCGGCGTGGTGGACCTGGTCAACAACTTCGCCACCGGGCTCGAGGAGCAGGTGGGTTCCTACCTGGGTGACGAAGGCCTGCTGAACGCCCGCACCGACGGTATCCAGGCGCGCATCGACGACATCGGCGAGCAGCGCGTGCAGCTGGATTACCGCCTGCAGCAGATCGAGGCGCGCTACGTGAAGCAGTTCACCGCGCTGGACACCCTGGTCGCACAGCTCAACCAGACCAGCACCTATCTCACCTCGCAGCTGGCCAATATTCCGGTACCGGGGCAGAGCAGGAAGTAA
- a CDS encoding flagellar protein FlaG codes for MKEVITQQITVGMTGSTASQASGNRPAAREVSSLPGTQATGGNPSPREGQGVSAEQVSQAVSDLNDYVQSVGRDLQFQVDEDSGRSIIRVLDSQTQEVIRQIPSEEALALARTLSQTESLSSMGFKVEA; via the coding sequence ATGAAGGAAGTCATCACACAGCAGATTACCGTTGGCATGACGGGTTCGACTGCCTCGCAGGCCTCGGGCAACCGCCCGGCGGCACGCGAGGTTTCGTCGTTGCCCGGCACGCAGGCAACGGGCGGCAATCCGTCGCCGCGCGAGGGGCAAGGCGTTTCCGCCGAGCAGGTCTCGCAGGCGGTGAGCGATCTCAACGACTATGTTCAGTCGGTGGGGCGCGACCTCCAGTTTCAGGTCGACGAGGACAGTGGCCGGAGCATCATCCGGGTGCTGGATTCGCAGACCCAGGAGGTGATTCGCCAGATTCCGTCGGAAGAGGCGCTGGCCCTGGCCCGCACCCTCAGCCAGACGGAATCGCTCAGCAGCATGGGCTTCAAGGTCGAGGCCTGA
- the flgJ gene encoding flagellar assembly peptidoglycan hydrolase FlgJ has product MVADFQAAQNYTDLGGLAALKAGARERSPEALRETARQFEALFLQMMLQSMREAAGSIGGEDKLLDNDQVQLYQEMYDKQIGLRLAQGGGIGLADVIYRQLGGEAAGAGNAPGAPMADARAVPARTAMPGFAQRLAVLGAGQPAAATPSAAPVSPAVTADWQPQDAQQFVADVWPHAQRAAQALGVAPEVLVAQAALESGWGRHQIRHADGAASFNLFGIKADGRWAGERVGVSTLEYVDGVAERQRAEFRSYGSLGEAFDDYARFIQDNPRYGEALSRATDARGYVEGLARAGYATDPRYAEKILGILERPEFAARVAAVTDTPLKSAGQPPLT; this is encoded by the coding sequence GTGGTCGCGGACTTCCAGGCAGCGCAGAACTACACCGACCTTGGCGGCCTGGCCGCGCTCAAGGCCGGTGCGCGCGAGCGCAGCCCGGAGGCCCTGCGCGAAACGGCACGCCAGTTCGAGGCGCTGTTTCTGCAGATGATGCTGCAGTCCATGCGCGAGGCGGCCGGCAGCATCGGCGGCGAGGACAAGCTGCTCGACAACGACCAGGTGCAGCTCTACCAGGAGATGTACGACAAGCAGATCGGGCTCAGGCTCGCCCAGGGCGGCGGTATCGGCCTGGCCGACGTGATCTACCGCCAGCTGGGCGGCGAGGCCGCCGGGGCTGGCAATGCACCGGGCGCGCCGATGGCCGACGCCCGGGCCGTACCGGCGCGCACGGCCATGCCGGGCTTCGCCCAGCGCCTGGCCGTGCTCGGCGCCGGGCAGCCGGCCGCGGCCACGCCGTCGGCCGCCCCGGTGTCCCCGGCGGTCACGGCCGACTGGCAGCCGCAGGATGCGCAGCAGTTCGTGGCCGACGTCTGGCCACATGCGCAGCGTGCGGCCCAGGCCCTGGGCGTGGCACCCGAGGTGCTGGTGGCCCAGGCGGCACTGGAATCCGGCTGGGGCCGGCACCAGATCCGCCATGCCGATGGTGCGGCCAGCTTCAACCTGTTCGGTATCAAGGCCGACGGTCGCTGGGCTGGCGAACGGGTGGGCGTCTCCACCCTGGAATACGTTGACGGCGTGGCCGAGCGTCAGCGTGCCGAGTTCCGCAGCTACGGCAGCCTGGGAGAGGCCTTCGACGACTATGCCCGCTTCATCCAGGACAACCCGCGCTACGGCGAGGCCCTGAGCCGCGCCACCGATGCCCGCGGCTACGTGGAGGGGCTGGCCCGCGCCGGCTATGCCACCGATCCGCGCTATGCCGAGAAGATCCTCGGCATCCTCGAGCGCCCCGAGTTCGCCGCCCGCGTGGCGGCCGTGACGGATACCCCGCTCAAGTCTGCGGGCCAGCCGCCGCTAACCTGA